Proteins found in one Moritella sp. Urea-trap-13 genomic segment:
- the bioB gene encoding biotin synthase BioB, protein MTNRVRHDWHIDEIEALFNQPFNDLMFQAQTAHRQHFDPNSVQISTLLSIKTGACPEDCKYCPQSARYTTGIEKERLMQVETVLTRAAEAKENGASRFCMGAAWKNPHKRDMPYLIDMVKGVKAMGLETCMTLGMLAPDQAQSLSEAGLDYYNHNLDTSEEYYEQIITTRTYQDRLDTLSHVREAGMKVCSGGIVGMGEQQQDRFGLLKSLANLPHHPESVPINMLVKVAGTPLEDAPDLDAFEFVRTIAVARIIMPKSYVRLSAGREAMSEQTQALCFMAGANSIFYGCKLLTTDNPDEDSDKRLFKKLGLHPARIREASDEAQSAQLLDEIAEQASPSLFYDASAVGEKSAAL, encoded by the coding sequence ATGACTAACCGTGTTCGCCATGATTGGCATATTGATGAGATTGAAGCACTTTTTAACCAACCGTTTAATGATTTGATGTTTCAGGCTCAAACGGCACACCGTCAACATTTTGATCCAAACAGTGTGCAGATTAGTACACTGCTATCAATCAAAACCGGCGCTTGTCCGGAAGATTGCAAGTACTGCCCGCAGAGCGCGCGTTATACCACGGGTATTGAAAAAGAACGTTTGATGCAAGTTGAAACAGTACTCACACGTGCAGCTGAAGCAAAAGAAAATGGCGCGAGTCGTTTTTGTATGGGCGCAGCGTGGAAAAACCCGCATAAACGCGATATGCCGTATTTAATCGATATGGTTAAAGGTGTTAAAGCCATGGGTCTGGAAACGTGTATGACGTTAGGTATGTTAGCACCCGACCAAGCGCAGTCATTGTCTGAAGCGGGTTTAGATTATTATAACCATAACTTAGATACGTCTGAAGAGTATTACGAACAGATTATTACGACACGTACTTATCAAGACCGTTTAGATACCTTAAGTCACGTGCGTGAAGCTGGTATGAAAGTCTGCTCTGGCGGTATCGTTGGTATGGGTGAGCAACAACAGGACCGTTTTGGTCTGCTTAAGTCACTGGCGAACTTACCGCATCATCCTGAAAGTGTACCGATTAATATGTTGGTTAAAGTGGCCGGTACACCACTTGAAGATGCGCCTGATTTAGATGCATTCGAGTTTGTCCGCACCATTGCTGTAGCACGGATCATCATGCCTAAATCGTATGTACGTTTATCGGCGGGTCGTGAGGCGATGAGTGAACAAACGCAAGCGCTGTGTTTCATGGCGGGTGCTAACTCGATTTTCTACGGTTGTAAGTTGCTAACCACAGATAATCCAGATGAAGACAGTGATAAACGTTTATTTAAAAAGTTAGGCCTACACCCTGCACGTATTCGTGAAGCGAGTGATGAAGCGCAATCTGCACAATTGCTTGATGAAATTGCCGAGCAAGCATCGCCGTCGCTGTTTTACGACGCGAGTGCTGTTGGTGAGAAGAGCGCGGCACTTTAA
- the bioA gene encoding adenosylmethionine--8-amino-7-oxononanoate transaminase, with protein MTQKTHDNLMKFDQQHIWHPYTSMTKPLPCYHVDSACGVYLTLNDGTQLIDGMSSWWASIHGYNVPALNQAMQVQASKMSHVMFGGITHTPAINLCQKLVDITPAGLECVFLSDSGSVSVEVAMKMAIQYWHHQQPSKKKFVTIRNGYHGDTFGAMSVCDPDNGMHELFTGFLAPQYFISAPSIKFDEQWQDSAMQDLASTLAENHQHIAAFILEPIVQGAGGMKFYHPEFLRQAKLLCERYEVLLIADEIATGFGRTGKLFASEHADITPDIMCLGKGITGGYMTLAATLTTRHVAETISNGPSGVLMHGPTFMGNPLACAVANASIDLLMTSDWQQQVAGIEQQMQQALLPLIEHDNVTDARVLGSIGVIETSKSIDLAKAQVLFVELGVWIRPFGKLLYIMPPYIISATELDTLCNVIKQVLDADIWAK; from the coding sequence ATGACTCAAAAAACACACGATAACTTAATGAAGTTCGACCAGCAACACATCTGGCACCCTTATACTTCAATGACCAAACCTTTGCCTTGTTATCACGTTGATAGCGCCTGTGGTGTTTACTTAACATTAAATGACGGCACCCAGCTCATCGATGGCATGTCTTCTTGGTGGGCATCGATTCATGGCTACAACGTACCGGCGTTAAATCAAGCGATGCAGGTGCAAGCAAGTAAAATGTCCCATGTCATGTTTGGTGGTATCACTCATACACCAGCGATAAATCTATGCCAGAAATTGGTTGATATCACCCCAGCAGGTTTAGAGTGTGTGTTCTTGTCAGATTCAGGCTCAGTGAGTGTCGAAGTCGCCATGAAAATGGCGATCCAATATTGGCATCATCAACAACCGAGCAAGAAAAAGTTTGTCACTATACGTAACGGTTATCACGGTGATACCTTTGGCGCGATGTCGGTTTGTGACCCAGATAATGGCATGCACGAATTATTCACCGGTTTCTTGGCTCCGCAGTATTTTATTAGCGCGCCGAGCATCAAGTTTGATGAACAATGGCAAGACAGTGCGATGCAAGATTTAGCCAGCACATTAGCTGAAAATCATCAGCATATCGCTGCGTTTATTTTAGAGCCAATTGTACAAGGCGCAGGCGGCATGAAGTTCTATCATCCAGAGTTTTTACGCCAAGCCAAATTACTCTGTGAACGTTATGAGGTGTTGCTGATTGCTGATGAGATCGCCACCGGATTTGGTCGTACCGGTAAGTTATTTGCCAGTGAACATGCTGACATCACCCCAGACATTATGTGCCTAGGTAAAGGGATCACGGGTGGTTACATGACCTTGGCCGCGACGTTAACAACCCGACACGTAGCAGAAACGATCAGCAACGGGCCCAGCGGTGTGTTAATGCACGGTCCCACGTTTATGGGTAATCCCCTAGCCTGCGCAGTCGCCAACGCCAGTATTGATTTATTAATGACCAGTGACTGGCAACAACAAGTCGCGGGCATTGAGCAGCAAATGCAACAAGCATTGTTACCATTGATTGAACATGACAATGTCACTGATGCTCGTGTACTGGGCAGTATTGGCGTAATTGAAACGTCGAAATCTATCGATCTAGCTAAAGCGCAGGTATTATTTGTTGAATTAGGCGTATGGATCAGACCTTTTGGCAAGCTGCTGTATATCATGCCTCCGTATATTATTTCAGCAACAGAACTCGATACATTATGCAATGTGATCAAGCAAGTACTTGATGCCGACATCTGGGCTAAATAA
- the asnS gene encoding asparagine--tRNA ligase, with protein sequence MTHSSVKDIFAGKFPVGSTVTTKGWIRTRRDSKAGISFLAIYDGSCFDPIQAVVSKDLPNYEADVLNLTASCSVEVTGVVVESPGKGQSFEIQATEVIVLGLVEDPDTYPMSAKRHSIEYLREHAHLRGRTNVMGAVMRVRNCLSQAIHRFYHENGYNWLSTPLITGSDCEGAGEMFRVSTLDMNNLPLTDKGEVDYKEDFFGKETFLTVSGQLNAETYACAIGKVYTFGPTFRAENSNTTRHLAEFWMVEPEIAFADLDDAAKLAEDMLKYCFKAVLEERMDDMQFFAQRINKEAITRLESFVESDFAQIDYTDAIKILEECGKEFEFPVSWGIDMSSEHERYLAEVHFKAPVVVKNYPKDIKSFYMRMNEDGKTVAAMDVLAPGIGEIIGGSQREERLDMLDKRMEEMGLNKEDYWWYRDLRRFGTVPHSGFGLGFERLVSYVTGMQNIRDVIPFPRAPRTAEF encoded by the coding sequence ATGACGCATTCGTCAGTTAAAGATATTTTTGCCGGTAAATTCCCGGTAGGTAGCACAGTTACAACGAAAGGCTGGATCCGCACACGTCGTGATTCTAAAGCTGGTATTTCTTTCTTAGCTATTTACGATGGTTCGTGTTTCGATCCTATTCAAGCAGTTGTAAGCAAAGATTTACCGAACTACGAAGCAGATGTATTAAATCTTACTGCTAGTTGTTCTGTTGAAGTTACTGGTGTAGTTGTTGAATCACCAGGTAAAGGTCAATCATTCGAAATCCAAGCAACAGAAGTAATTGTGCTTGGTTTAGTAGAAGACCCTGATACTTACCCGATGTCAGCTAAACGTCACAGCATCGAGTACCTTCGTGAACACGCTCACCTACGTGGTCGTACTAACGTTATGGGTGCGGTTATGCGTGTTCGTAACTGTTTATCACAAGCTATTCACCGTTTTTACCATGAAAATGGTTATAACTGGTTAAGCACACCACTTATCACTGGTAGTGATTGTGAAGGTGCTGGTGAAATGTTCCGTGTAAGTACACTGGATATGAATAACCTGCCTTTAACTGATAAAGGTGAAGTTGATTACAAAGAAGACTTCTTTGGTAAAGAAACCTTTCTAACGGTATCTGGTCAACTTAACGCTGAAACTTATGCTTGTGCGATTGGTAAAGTTTATACATTCGGCCCAACTTTCCGTGCTGAAAACTCAAACACAACGCGTCACCTTGCAGAATTCTGGATGGTTGAACCTGAGATTGCATTTGCAGATCTTGATGATGCAGCAAAACTAGCTGAAGATATGCTTAAGTATTGCTTTAAAGCTGTACTAGAAGAGCGTATGGATGACATGCAGTTCTTTGCACAACGTATCAACAAAGAAGCGATTACGCGTTTAGAAAGCTTTGTGGAATCTGACTTTGCGCAAATTGATTACACTGACGCAATTAAGATCTTAGAAGAATGTGGTAAAGAATTCGAATTCCCAGTTTCTTGGGGTATCGATATGTCTTCTGAGCACGAACGTTACCTTGCTGAAGTACACTTTAAAGCACCTGTTGTTGTTAAAAACTACCCGAAAGATATTAAATCATTCTACATGCGTATGAATGAAGACGGTAAAACAGTTGCTGCAATGGACGTACTTGCACCAGGCATCGGCGAGATCATCGGCGGTAGTCAACGTGAAGAACGTTTAGATATGCTTGATAAGCGTATGGAAGAAATGGGTCTAAACAAAGAAGATTACTGGTGGTACCGCGACCTACGTCGTTTTGGTACAGTGCCACATTCTGGTTTCGGTCTAGGCTTCGAGCGTTTAGTGTCTTATGTAACTGGTATGCAAAATATCCGTGACGTAATTCCTTTCCCACGTGCACCACGCACGGCGGAATTCTAA
- a CDS encoding alpha/beta hydrolase, whose product MISWQAKALNLFLKQTVKRSIENTKDANKLRLQMRALDKFSFGTSSKIARSQSMRAGILCDDIKLKFSNSKTKLLYLHGGAFVFKTPAMHNNFIARLAEPLDLHAIVPDYPLAPEHPFPAALDCCYIIYKSLLDSGTAAEDIILAGDSAGGNLVLALLHRAKRDGLPMPKCGVLLSPNADMTQSGMSAVENRYSDALFSLEVMLHCRNLYLAGGNNDLHNDEISPLFGDFTGFPPFMFHAGSTELMRDDSTRLAAFMQEKGVDAHVQIWREMPHVFPLFEQLPESKAALIQIVDFIKKHQNKP is encoded by the coding sequence TTGATTAGTTGGCAAGCCAAGGCGCTAAATTTATTTCTGAAGCAAACAGTAAAGCGCTCGATTGAAAATACTAAAGATGCAAATAAACTGCGTCTTCAGATGCGCGCGTTGGATAAATTTTCATTTGGTACTAGCTCAAAGATAGCGCGCTCTCAATCTATGCGCGCAGGTATCTTGTGCGATGACATAAAACTTAAATTTTCAAACAGCAAAACAAAATTACTGTATTTACACGGTGGCGCATTTGTATTTAAAACCCCGGCGATGCATAATAATTTCATTGCTCGTTTAGCTGAACCATTAGATTTACATGCTATCGTACCCGATTATCCCCTTGCACCTGAACATCCTTTCCCTGCAGCACTCGATTGCTGTTATATTATTTATAAGTCATTACTCGATTCTGGTACTGCGGCTGAAGATATAATATTGGCGGGTGACTCTGCGGGTGGCAATTTGGTTTTAGCTTTATTACATAGAGCGAAGCGCGATGGTCTGCCTATGCCTAAATGTGGGGTATTATTATCACCTAATGCCGATATGACACAAAGTGGCATGTCTGCTGTTGAGAATCGTTATAGTGACGCACTGTTTAGTTTAGAAGTGATGTTACATTGCCGAAACTTATATTTAGCTGGCGGTAATAACGATTTACATAATGATGAGATATCACCTTTGTTTGGTGACTTTACTGGTTTCCCGCCGTTTATGTTCCATGCCGGTAGTACCGAGTTAATGCGCGATGATTCAACCCGACTTGCGGCGTTTATGCAGGAAAAAGGTGTCGATGCTCATGTACAAATATGGCGCGAAATGCCACATGTATTTCCCTTGTTTGAGCAGCTTCCAGAAAGTAAGGCTGCGTTGATTCAGATCGTCGACTTTATAAAGAAACATCAAAACAAGCCTTAA
- a CDS encoding wax ester/triacylglycerol synthase domain-containing protein, with protein MEQLSLVETSFLLSESTASPKHFSGLQIFEPPKDYVGNFARDLFQKLIMDPAVATPFNFKLKKSFGGLYYWVHDSQFDFNYHIRMSMLPGEGSDEQLRDLVERLHSHLIDRTRPLWEVYLIEGLSEGRFAIFTKIHYAMADGKMANSWLSGYLQSDQSVNDYRPFWQLPSFRPGYKESAGVIENVLSTYMSGLKQLKSIPGLVQLGARMGLKFLNLRDKGPALPFCAPRTPFSVPATRSRIVSFGRLPFEKMRSISKITGVTFNDVILCCVDIGLNRYLKEKGILLRKPLVAQVPVRIGNGRRNALTGVELGNVDAAPLDHLETIFKRTSSVKEDLFSLSAESVVNFSLLLQASASISEWLGISKFLPPLGSVIVSNVRGQQEFAYLAGAKLTEVYPVSVLSAGTALNITLYSYHEEVFFGLVGCKNELPDLDILSRHVEAACEILSNDILDNAKQHSVLISSR; from the coding sequence ATGGAACAATTATCACTGGTTGAAACCTCATTTTTATTAAGTGAGAGTACTGCAAGTCCTAAACATTTTTCAGGGTTGCAAATTTTTGAACCGCCCAAGGACTATGTTGGCAACTTTGCCCGCGATCTGTTCCAAAAGTTAATCATGGATCCTGCTGTAGCGACCCCATTTAACTTTAAATTGAAAAAAAGCTTCGGCGGTTTGTATTATTGGGTACATGATAGCCAGTTTGATTTTAATTATCATATTCGCATGTCGATGCTACCCGGTGAAGGTTCTGATGAGCAGCTACGTGACTTAGTTGAACGTTTACATTCGCATTTAATCGATAGAACGCGTCCGTTATGGGAAGTGTATTTGATTGAAGGTTTATCAGAAGGTCGTTTTGCTATTTTCACTAAAATTCATTATGCGATGGCTGACGGTAAAATGGCAAATAGTTGGTTGTCAGGGTATCTACAAAGTGATCAGTCAGTTAATGATTATCGCCCATTTTGGCAGCTCCCATCTTTCCGCCCTGGTTATAAAGAATCAGCTGGTGTCATCGAAAACGTATTGTCGACGTACATGAGTGGTTTAAAGCAGCTTAAATCTATTCCTGGTCTGGTCCAATTAGGGGCTCGAATGGGGCTTAAATTCCTAAATTTACGGGATAAAGGACCGGCATTACCATTTTGTGCTCCAAGAACACCATTTTCTGTACCAGCAACGCGTTCTCGTATCGTTTCTTTTGGTCGTTTACCGTTTGAAAAAATGCGTTCAATTAGCAAGATAACGGGCGTTACCTTCAATGATGTGATTTTATGTTGTGTTGATATTGGCCTAAATCGTTATTTGAAAGAAAAAGGTATTTTATTACGCAAGCCATTAGTTGCTCAGGTACCCGTTAGGATCGGCAACGGCCGTCGAAATGCATTAACCGGGGTCGAACTCGGTAATGTTGATGCAGCTCCTTTAGATCATTTAGAAACAATTTTTAAACGTACCAGCAGCGTTAAAGAAGATTTGTTTAGTTTATCGGCAGAGTCGGTGGTTAACTTTTCATTATTGCTGCAAGCAAGTGCGTCAATCTCTGAATGGTTAGGTATATCGAAGTTCTTACCGCCATTAGGCTCTGTGATTGTTTCTAATGTGCGTGGACAGCAAGAATTTGCTTACCTTGCGGGAGCGAAGCTGACCGAAGTCTATCCGGTATCAGTACTCTCCGCTGGTACAGCATTAAATATTACCTTGTACAGTTATCACGAAGAAGTGTTTTTCGGTTTAGTGGGGTGTAAAAATGAACTCCCTGATTTAGATATATTATCTCGTCATGTCGAGGCCGCTTGTGAGATCCTCTCAAATGACATTCTGGATAATGCGAAACAACATTCAGTACTAATCTCTTCACGTTAA
- a CDS encoding polyhydroxyalkanoic acid system family protein — translation MGSIEIFRDHSLPHHQIISIADKVMVDIAEEYDLKLEWQGDKLHIQHAHTRGYLHADSESIRIKLKLGILLFPVSFVLKQSIEETLDELLPSAACSYR, via the coding sequence ATGGGTAGTATTGAAATTTTTCGCGATCATAGTTTGCCGCATCATCAGATTATTAGTATCGCAGATAAAGTAATGGTTGATATAGCAGAAGAATATGACCTTAAATTAGAATGGCAGGGTGATAAACTGCATATTCAGCATGCGCATACCAGAGGGTATTTACATGCTGATTCAGAAAGTATCAGAATCAAATTGAAATTAGGGATCCTGCTGTTTCCAGTCAGTTTTGTATTAAAGCAAAGCATTGAAGAAACCCTGGATGAACTGCTTCCAAGTGCAGCATGTTCGTATAGATAA
- a CDS encoding lecithin retinol acyltransferase family protein: MTTQYPKGHLLSVQFPLYHHVGISDGCGHVFENSRARAGRGLVTLQDFSDDKDIIDHGFLPGSLPAEDIIDNAAQLVADKKRYHLLKNNCEHFVHEVCGVKVTSPQLRRALILISAILVNHYTSGRFRTALLWSIASQLSHLNAATLSWWKHAIFTSAGFWLVLLSNTNQDVEDENL; encoded by the coding sequence ATGACAACCCAGTATCCAAAAGGACATTTACTCAGTGTACAATTTCCACTTTACCATCATGTTGGTATCTCGGATGGGTGTGGTCATGTTTTTGAGAATTCCAGAGCACGTGCTGGTCGAGGCTTAGTGACTCTACAAGATTTCTCTGACGATAAAGACATTATCGACCATGGTTTTTTACCCGGTAGTTTACCTGCCGAAGATATTATCGATAACGCGGCGCAACTGGTCGCAGACAAAAAGCGTTATCATTTGTTGAAAAATAACTGTGAGCATTTTGTCCATGAGGTGTGCGGCGTCAAAGTCACCAGTCCGCAGTTACGACGGGCGTTAATTTTAATCTCAGCGATATTAGTCAATCATTATACCAGTGGCCGGTTTCGAACGGCTTTACTGTGGAGCATTGCGTCGCAATTATCACATTTAAATGCCGCGACACTGTCTTGGTGGAAGCATGCTATTTTTACTTCCGCAGGATTTTGGTTGGTACTTTTAAGTAATACTAATCAAGATGTTGAAGATGAAAATCTGTAG
- a CDS encoding NAD(P)H nitroreductase: MNAIDLLINRHSCNQLSAPAPSGEALDNIINAGLRAPDHGGLTPWRFIITEGDGLNTLSRYFQDAAFNLGKAEKDVLKAANAPFRAPQIITVIARIEAHPKIPETEQLMSAGCVVMAMQMAAQAQGFNGIWRTGWFAYNDYIKQKLELEGKDEIVGFLYLGTPDVSCKKIRQLDTENFITRMDS, translated from the coding sequence ATGAACGCAATTGACCTATTAATAAATCGCCATTCTTGTAATCAGCTTTCAGCCCCAGCCCCGAGTGGTGAGGCATTGGATAATATTATTAATGCTGGATTACGCGCACCTGATCACGGCGGCTTAACCCCTTGGCGTTTTATTATTACCGAAGGTGACGGTTTAAATACTTTGTCACGCTATTTTCAAGATGCCGCATTTAACCTTGGCAAAGCAGAAAAAGATGTATTAAAAGCGGCAAATGCGCCGTTTCGAGCACCACAAATTATTACTGTTATTGCCAGAATAGAAGCGCACCCGAAGATCCCCGAAACGGAACAGTTAATGTCGGCGGGTTGTGTAGTCATGGCCATGCAAATGGCGGCGCAAGCTCAAGGTTTTAACGGTATTTGGCGAACCGGTTGGTTTGCTTACAATGACTATATAAAACAAAAGCTTGAACTTGAAGGTAAAGATGAAATAGTGGGCTTTTTATATTTAGGCACACCGGATGTATCTTGCAAGAAAATTCGTCAGTTAGATACCGAAAATTTTATAACTCGCATGGATAGCTAA
- a CDS encoding NADPH-dependent 2,4-dienoyl-CoA reductase, with product MSASNYPNMLAPLDLGFTTLKNRVLMGSMHTGLEEEKNGFEKLAAFYAERAKGGVGLIVTGGISPNLRGRLMPHGMQLSYKWQAKKHQVVTQAVHDNGSKIALQILHAGRYAYHPFSVSASKSKSPINPFTPRAMSKRSIRCTIADFAKTAELAQFAGYDGVEVMGSEGYLINQFICHRSNKRTDEWGGSYQNRMRFPIEIVKSIRQRVGNDFIIIFRLSMLDLVEDGSTFEEAVELAQALEKAGVTIINTGIGWHEARVPTIVTSVPRAAFSWVTEKMKAHVNVPLITTNRINTPEVAEQILSSGQADMVSMARPMLADPYFVAKATAGKADEINTCIACNQACLDHVFKAKRASCLVNPQACFETELTFETVAKSKRIAVVGAGPAGLAFACYAAGRGHQIDIFDSRSEIGGQFNYAKQIPGKEEFYETLRYYAKQIEVLGINLHLNQLVTVKTLEGKGYDDVVVATGITPRTPPIPGIKHEKVLSYIEVLRDHKPVGKRVAVIGAGGIGFDVSEFLVEEQGASPSTNTKQWLSEWGVTEDSQTVGGLVAAKDTAPAREVFLLQRKDTKVGAGLGKTSGWVHRATLQKKNVEMIKGASYDLIDDQGLHITVDGVKKVLDVDNVILCAGQEPFKELFEQLKSEKVTTHLIGGAFEAGELDAKRAIRQGAELAAMI from the coding sequence ATGTCTGCAAGCAATTATCCGAATATGTTAGCACCGTTAGACCTAGGTTTTACTACATTGAAAAACCGAGTATTAATGGGCTCAATGCATACAGGCTTAGAAGAAGAAAAAAATGGATTTGAAAAACTGGCCGCATTTTATGCCGAACGTGCAAAAGGCGGTGTTGGTTTAATTGTTACTGGTGGTATTTCGCCAAATTTACGTGGCCGTTTGATGCCCCATGGTATGCAGCTATCTTATAAGTGGCAGGCCAAGAAACACCAAGTTGTTACACAGGCAGTGCATGATAATGGTAGTAAGATCGCATTACAGATTTTACATGCGGGACGTTATGCCTACCATCCATTTAGCGTGAGCGCGAGTAAGAGCAAATCGCCGATTAACCCGTTTACACCAAGAGCGATGTCAAAACGTTCTATTCGCTGCACTATTGCTGACTTTGCTAAAACGGCCGAACTGGCTCAGTTTGCCGGTTATGACGGTGTTGAAGTGATGGGTTCTGAAGGTTATCTGATTAACCAATTTATTTGTCACCGCAGTAATAAGCGTACCGATGAATGGGGTGGTAGCTATCAAAACCGTATGCGCTTTCCGATTGAGATTGTTAAATCAATTCGTCAGCGTGTCGGTAATGATTTTATTATTATCTTCCGCCTATCAATGCTGGATCTGGTTGAAGACGGCAGCACCTTTGAAGAAGCGGTTGAACTAGCGCAAGCACTTGAAAAAGCGGGTGTGACTATTATTAATACCGGTATTGGCTGGCATGAAGCGCGTGTACCTACGATTGTAACCAGTGTACCGCGTGCGGCATTTAGCTGGGTAACTGAAAAAATGAAAGCCCATGTTAATGTGCCTTTAATTACCACTAACCGTATTAATACCCCTGAAGTGGCTGAACAAATTTTATCTTCAGGGCAAGCGGACATGGTATCGATGGCTCGTCCTATGTTAGCCGACCCATACTTTGTTGCAAAAGCGACAGCAGGTAAAGCAGATGAGATCAATACCTGTATCGCCTGTAACCAAGCCTGCTTAGATCATGTATTTAAAGCCAAACGCGCCTCTTGCTTGGTCAATCCACAAGCGTGTTTTGAAACTGAATTGACGTTTGAAACAGTTGCGAAATCTAAACGTATTGCGGTTGTTGGTGCGGGACCCGCTGGTTTAGCATTTGCTTGTTATGCCGCTGGACGTGGCCATCAAATTGATATTTTTGATAGTCGCTCGGAGATTGGTGGTCAGTTTAACTATGCTAAACAAATTCCCGGCAAAGAAGAGTTTTACGAGACGCTGCGCTATTATGCAAAACAGATTGAAGTACTTGGCATTAACTTACATTTAAATCAGTTAGTGACAGTGAAGACTTTGGAGGGCAAGGGTTATGATGATGTTGTTGTGGCAACAGGTATCACGCCAAGAACACCGCCTATTCCAGGGATTAAACATGAGAAAGTACTCAGTTATATTGAAGTATTACGTGATCATAAACCTGTGGGTAAACGTGTTGCCGTGATCGGTGCCGGTGGTATCGGCTTTGATGTGTCAGAGTTCTTGGTTGAAGAGCAAGGTGCTTCACCATCGACCAATACTAAGCAGTGGTTAAGCGAGTGGGGCGTAACAGAAGACAGCCAAACTGTGGGTGGTCTTGTTGCGGCCAAGGATACAGCACCTGCGCGTGAAGTATTTTTGTTACAACGTAAAGATACCAAAGTCGGCGCGGGCTTAGGTAAAACCAGTGGTTGGGTACACAGAGCCACATTACAGAAGAAAAATGTGGAAATGATCAAAGGCGCTTCTTATGACCTGATTGATGATCAAGGTTTGCATATTACTGTTGATGGCGTTAAAAAAGTACTCGACGTTGATAATGTAATTTTGTGTGCAGGACAAGAACCATTTAAAGAGTTGTTTGAGCAGTTAAAATCTGAGAAAGTGACTACTCACTTGATTGGTGGTGCATTTGAAGCGGGTGAATTGGATGCAAAACGTGCTATTCGTCAAGGCGCTGAATTGGCCGCGATGATTTAA